A region of Legionella donaldsonii DNA encodes the following proteins:
- the mutH gene encoding DNA mismatch repair endonuclease MutH, with protein sequence MNPLLSKHPVKDEAELLARCQLIEGLSFAQLANLLQISIPREQNKRKGWAGLAIELALGTTAGTKPVPDFTQLGIELKTVPLNAQGKPAESTFVTSIPLLTLHQQDWLSSQCYAKLKRVLWLPIEGDKTIPFEQRRVGRGFLWSPNQAEEAILANDWRELSLMISTGQLDEINGRIGQYLQVRPKAANAKSLCYGFDNEGNKILTLPRGFYLRSLFTEHIIRTNQLM encoded by the coding sequence ATGAACCCTCTGTTGTCAAAGCATCCAGTGAAGGATGAAGCAGAACTCCTCGCGCGATGTCAATTAATTGAAGGCTTGAGTTTTGCGCAACTGGCAAACCTCTTGCAGATTAGTATCCCACGTGAGCAAAACAAACGCAAAGGTTGGGCGGGGCTTGCAATCGAACTAGCACTGGGAACAACTGCAGGTACGAAGCCTGTACCTGATTTTACGCAACTTGGTATTGAATTAAAAACCGTACCACTTAATGCACAAGGTAAGCCGGCTGAGTCGACGTTTGTCACCAGTATTCCCTTGTTAACCCTCCACCAGCAAGATTGGCTGTCTTCACAATGCTATGCAAAATTAAAGCGGGTCCTGTGGTTGCCTATTGAAGGCGATAAAACTATTCCTTTTGAACAACGGCGAGTAGGGCGGGGGTTTTTATGGTCTCCCAATCAAGCAGAAGAAGCAATTCTGGCAAATGATTGGCGTGAACTTAGCCTTATGATTAGCACTGGCCAATTGGATGAAATTAATGGCCGAATTGGCCAGTATTTGCAGGTTCGACCCAAGGCTGCTAATGCTAAATCCTTATGTTATGGGTTTGATAATGAGGGAAATAAAATTTTAACCTTACCCAGAGGGTTTTATTTACGTAGCCTGTTTACTGAACACATTATTAGAACAAATCAGCTTATGTAG